One Campylobacter concisus DNA segment encodes these proteins:
- the hyfE gene encoding hydrogenase 4 membrane subunit: MQTLDILAICMIVTSLAVFGLRSLKLSIIAYAIETLLLVSIFFLLSEKFNAEQLKTWAIVAFFTKVLFVPGILFWLIKKLGVVSEDEPVGGFFVSPVIAMGFSLALSMSIHPIFLKFSLIKEEIMLIAAGTVFMMGIFGFMLRNSFIKQILAYCLFENGIHLSLALMAYNSHELVELGILTDAIFAVIIMSVLAIRFYKAYDSLDTSKASNLRG; the protein is encoded by the coding sequence ATGCAAACACTAGATATATTAGCCATTTGCATGATCGTAACTTCGCTTGCGGTTTTTGGCCTTAGAAGCTTGAAACTCTCAATCATCGCTTATGCGATAGAGACACTACTTTTAGTTAGTATATTTTTCTTGCTATCTGAGAAATTTAACGCTGAGCAGCTAAAAACTTGGGCGATCGTTGCGTTTTTTACCAAAGTTCTTTTCGTGCCAGGAATTTTGTTCTGGCTTATCAAAAAACTTGGCGTAGTTAGCGAAGATGAGCCAGTTGGTGGATTTTTTGTAAGTCCTGTTATTGCTATGGGATTTTCTCTAGCTCTTTCAATGAGTATCCACCCTATATTTTTAAAATTCTCTCTTATCAAAGAAGAGATTATGTTAATCGCTGCTGGAACAGTCTTTATGATGGGAATTTTTGGCTTTATGTTAAGAAACTCATTTATAAAACAAATTCTAGCTTACTGCTTGTTTGAAAACGGTATCCACCTAAGCCTTGCTCTAATGGCTTACAACTCACATGAGCTAGTTGAGCTTGGAATTCTAACAGATGCGATATTTGCTGTTATTATCATGAGCGTTCTAGCGATTAGATTTTATAAAGCTTATGATAGCTTAGATACTTCTAAAGCTTCAAATTTAAGGGGTTAG
- a CDS encoding DUF507 family protein, translated as MRIKLPHVPYVSHKIAIDLLNCGFVKLNKGIEPIVAKASEILTTDVQKERALDERVNELLEKNEDEMQTMQIDRKNMFWLVKKKLAGEFDVILTHEDRFSNVAHKILEAIWKSDLVEYNVSENRVKNVIYSSIDEYLKSYEKIEDSVYEMMQNYKRKLIPGTDEYDLIFERLYQDELKKRGML; from the coding sequence ATGCGTATAAAACTTCCACACGTCCCTTATGTCTCACATAAAATAGCAATAGATCTTTTAAACTGTGGTTTTGTAAAGTTAAACAAAGGTATCGAGCCAATCGTAGCAAAAGCAAGTGAAATTTTAACTACTGACGTTCAAAAAGAAAGAGCGCTGGACGAGCGAGTAAATGAGCTTTTAGAGAAAAACGAGGACGAGATGCAAACTATGCAAATCGACCGCAAAAATATGTTTTGGCTCGTTAAAAAGAAACTTGCTGGCGAATTTGACGTCATTTTAACTCATGAAGATAGATTTAGCAATGTCGCTCACAAGATACTTGAAGCTATCTGGAAGAGCGATTTGGTGGAGTATAACGTATCAGAAAACCGCGTGAAAAATGTCATTTATAGCTCGATAGATGAGTATCTAAAAAGTTATGAGAAGATAGAAGATAGCGTCTATGAGATGATGCAAAACTACAAACGCAAACTTATCCCTGGAACTGACGAATACGACCTGATTTTCGAGCGTTTGTATCAAGATGAGCTTAAAAAAAGAGGAATGCTTTAA
- a CDS encoding formate hydrogenlyase maturation HycH family protein: protein MIQVYKLTKRHMDDNEKLPRELKEIKIFSTCVGHGVGTIDFSEKILELSDEEFDEMIKNSGEYVKFKIGNLSKYFEVEIFAEHIARLLPQLCECKLKEILANLKEGYIVLRKDF from the coding sequence ATGATACAAGTTTATAAGCTTACAAAAAGGCATATGGACGACAACGAAAAGCTTCCACGCGAGCTAAAGGAGATAAAAATTTTCTCCACTTGCGTGGGACACGGCGTTGGTACGATTGATTTTAGTGAGAAGATCTTAGAGCTAAGCGATGAGGAATTTGACGAGATGATCAAAAACTCAGGCGAATATGTGAAATTTAAGATCGGAAATTTAAGCAAGTATTTTGAAGTTGAAATTTTTGCTGAGCATATCGCTAGACTCTTGCCACAGCTTTGTGAGTGTAAGCTTAAAGAAATTTTGGCAAATTTAAAAGAGGGATATATCGTGCTTAGGAAGGACTTTTGA
- a CDS encoding formate/nitrite transporter family protein, giving the protein MLNPAETAQAVSSSMEHKAHTPLVSIIFLAIMAGAAIAMGDIFWAHSTVGMAEKQSIGLSNFIGGITFSCGLMMVVFYGGHLFTSSVLSGVSAYDGKLPLGKTISYWVIVWIFNFVGGALIAYMYYYSGLPLKYDGYILQHFVPAAIGKITAPFHELFLRGIFCNVFVCMSIWTATSESNLSGKFFAIMWMIGAFVACSMEHCVANMFIITEAIISKAHYIAASGGDINAAAALLHTTADKLDVINWTNFLSKNLLPVTLGNICGGLFFVGLVGFMANKFDMKKKA; this is encoded by the coding sequence ATGTTAAATCCGGCAGAAACCGCTCAAGCGGTGTCAAGTTCTATGGAGCATAAAGCTCATACGCCACTTGTAAGCATTATCTTCCTTGCTATTATGGCTGGAGCTGCTATTGCAATGGGTGATATTTTTTGGGCTCACTCAACAGTTGGTATGGCTGAAAAACAGTCTATCGGTCTTTCAAACTTCATCGGTGGTATCACATTTAGCTGCGGCCTCATGATGGTTGTATTTTATGGTGGTCACCTATTTACTAGCTCTGTTTTAAGTGGTGTTAGTGCATATGATGGCAAATTGCCACTTGGCAAAACCATAAGCTACTGGGTAATTGTTTGGATATTTAACTTCGTTGGTGGCGCATTGATCGCTTATATGTACTACTACTCTGGTTTGCCACTAAAATACGACGGCTACATCTTGCAACACTTCGTACCAGCAGCTATTGGCAAGATCACAGCACCATTTCATGAGTTATTTCTTCGTGGTATCTTTTGTAATGTCTTTGTTTGTATGTCTATCTGGACTGCGACAAGCGAGAGCAACCTATCTGGTAAATTCTTTGCCATTATGTGGATGATCGGCGCATTCGTTGCTTGCTCAATGGAACACTGCGTTGCAAATATGTTCATCATCACTGAAGCTATCATCTCTAAAGCTCACTACATAGCAGCAAGCGGTGGCGATATCAACGCTGCAGCAGCTTTACTTCACACTACAGCTGATAAGCTAGATGTCATCAACTGGACAAATTTCTTAAGCAAAAACTTGCTTCCAGTTACACTTGGCAACATCTGCGGTGGTCTTTTCTTTGTTGGTCTTGTTGGCTTCATGGCTAATAAATTTGATATGAAGAAAAAAGCTTAA
- a CDS encoding sulfite exporter TauE/SafE family protein, which translates to MIITVALLSSFSHCIGMCSGFLSLQALFFKGKSKSEILMLSALYNLARIFAYVALGALFGAFGAAISFGMQARGVIFFIVGLVIAFIGIALLFRGELLKFIENEKALKFIVKMAKTSAQKRNLANFLLLGFLNGLLPCGVVYYFLALGVLSANVADASLIMLIFGLCTLPVMLLASFVFGLLREKFKEIMFKLSACIMILNGLYLSFLGYRANA; encoded by the coding sequence ATGATTATCACAGTTGCGCTTTTGAGCAGCTTTAGTCATTGTATCGGCATGTGTAGCGGGTTTTTGAGCTTGCAAGCTCTATTTTTTAAAGGCAAAAGCAAGAGTGAAATTTTAATGCTAAGCGCGCTTTATAACCTAGCTAGAATTTTTGCTTATGTGGCTTTGGGAGCTTTGTTTGGCGCTTTTGGAGCAGCCATTAGTTTTGGTATGCAAGCAAGAGGCGTGATATTTTTCATAGTTGGCTTAGTGATCGCATTTATCGGTATCGCCTTGCTTTTTAGGGGTGAGCTTTTAAAATTTATAGAAAATGAAAAAGCACTTAAATTTATAGTAAAAATGGCAAAAACAAGCGCACAAAAGAGAAATTTGGCAAATTTCTTGCTACTTGGCTTTTTAAATGGGCTTTTGCCTTGCGGCGTGGTCTATTATTTCTTAGCGCTTGGGGTTTTAAGCGCAAATGTGGCTGACGCATCCCTGATAATGCTTATCTTTGGGCTTTGCACCTTACCAGTGATGCTGTTAGCTAGCTTTGTTTTTGGTTTGCTAAGAGAGAAATTTAAAGAGATCATGTTTAAGCTCTCAGCTTGCATAATGATCTTAAACGGACTTTATCTATCATTTTTAGGATATAGAGCAAATGCCTAG
- a CDS encoding sensor histidine kinase, which translates to MPSLNLDENFLSSSDGMRIAKLAMMGEMMANITHQWKQPLNELSLVLYKMKKLARSEDGEFIGSYERAMQIIKYMSETTDEFSSFLNPNTLSQEFSLADAARASIQIVKGVMKKEGIHIELEVLGDSKIYGHKNRLMQVIINLLNNAKDALNLQKIEEKNIKIKIDSDEKFAYLSVEDNGGGIDKNVIDEIFKPYFTTKEDAKGTGLGLYMSKQIIDQFNAEITAGNSDNGACFLIKLPHKGEIDE; encoded by the coding sequence ATGCCTAGTTTAAATTTAGATGAAAATTTTCTATCAAGTAGCGATGGCATGAGGATTGCTAAGCTTGCGATGATGGGCGAGATGATGGCAAATATAACTCACCAGTGGAAGCAGCCGCTAAATGAGCTAAGCTTAGTTTTATATAAGATGAAAAAGCTAGCACGCAGCGAAGATGGCGAATTTATCGGCTCTTATGAGAGGGCTATGCAGATCATAAAGTATATGTCAGAAACTACTGATGAGTTTAGCTCGTTTTTAAATCCAAACACACTTTCTCAAGAATTTAGCCTAGCAGACGCAGCCAGAGCATCTATACAGATCGTAAAAGGCGTAATGAAAAAAGAGGGCATTCATATAGAGCTTGAGGTGCTAGGGGACTCTAAAATTTATGGTCATAAAAACAGGCTCATGCAAGTCATCATAAATTTACTAAATAACGCAAAAGACGCACTAAATTTACAAAAGATAGAAGAAAAAAATATAAAAATAAAGATTGATAGCGATGAAAAATTTGCTTACCTAAGCGTAGAAGATAACGGTGGTGGCATAGATAAAAATGTGATAGATGAGATATTTAAGCCGTATTTTACCACCAAAGAAGATGCCAAAGGCACTGGCTTAGGACTTTATATGTCAAAGCAAATAATCGATCAATTTAACGCAGAAATAACAGCGGGCAACAGCGATAATGGAGCCTGTTTTTTAATAAAGTTACCACACAAAGGAGAGATAGATGAATAA
- a CDS encoding NADH-quinone oxidoreductase subunit C, translating to MRGDKFVEILKTKVKILEVTRQADDQITVLVDRNDLPLAVKTLYYDIGGFISTMIPNDERQINGCYALYYAISMEGSKMTEADDFAAEDKCFITVKTLIPGSDPTFPSVTPLVPACVWYEREAYDMFGLVAEGLPDKRRLVLSDDWPDGLHPLRKDAMDYRYRPDPVDHRDEPDAEFLFPTGDAVVDVPLGPLHVTSDEPGHFRLFCDGDEIIDADYRLFYQHRGMEKLAENRMNYDQMGYLAERVCGICGYAHAIACIEAAEKAIKLEIPLRAQAIRVICLEIERLHSHLLNIGLACEVTGNYNAFMHIFRVREYSMELAQLVTGGRKTYGNVVMGGLRRDMTNHEIKKGLEIINKLDIQISEIWDAVLEDKRQIGRWKGVGILDRQIARDFSPVGPNMRGSGFKRDNRYDHPYDFFKQIEFEVAVEHGCDVFAREMVRYKELKSSIHIIRQCFEMMPQTPIMIDPVTMIKPENFALGHDEAPRGENVHWIMQGSAQKVYRWRCRAATYNNWPSLRYQFRGNNISDAALIVCSLDPCYSCTERVTLVDVRTKKSKILTEKDLKKFCQDGGVSKKDLR from the coding sequence ATGAGAGGCGATAAATTTGTTGAAATCCTAAAAACAAAGGTAAAAATTTTAGAAGTAACTCGTCAAGCAGACGATCAGATCACAGTTTTAGTTGATAGAAACGATCTTCCACTAGCTGTTAAGACACTTTATTATGATATCGGTGGCTTTATAAGCACTATGATACCAAACGACGAGCGCCAGATAAATGGCTGCTATGCGCTTTACTATGCTATCTCAATGGAAGGTAGCAAGATGACTGAGGCCGACGACTTTGCAGCTGAGGATAAGTGCTTTATCACAGTTAAAACCCTTATCCCAGGAAGCGATCCGACATTTCCATCAGTTACTCCGCTTGTGCCAGCTTGTGTTTGGTATGAAAGAGAAGCTTATGATATGTTTGGTCTAGTAGCTGAGGGTCTGCCTGATAAAAGACGTCTAGTTTTAAGTGATGACTGGCCAGACGGACTTCACCCACTTAGAAAAGATGCTATGGACTACCGCTATCGCCCTGATCCAGTTGATCACAGAGATGAGCCTGATGCGGAGTTTTTATTTCCAACAGGTGACGCAGTAGTCGATGTGCCACTTGGACCACTACACGTTACATCTGATGAGCCAGGTCACTTTAGACTTTTCTGCGACGGCGATGAGATTATTGACGCTGACTACCGCTTGTTCTATCAACACCGCGGTATGGAAAAGCTAGCTGAAAACAGAATGAACTATGATCAAATGGGCTATCTTGCAGAGCGCGTTTGCGGAATTTGTGGTTATGCTCACGCTATTGCGTGTATCGAGGCAGCAGAAAAAGCTATCAAGCTTGAAATCCCACTAAGAGCTCAAGCTATACGCGTCATCTGTCTTGAGATTGAGCGTCTTCACAGCCACCTTTTAAATATCGGTCTAGCTTGTGAGGTCACTGGTAACTACAATGCATTCATGCACATCTTTAGGGTTCGTGAATACTCTATGGAGCTAGCTCAACTTGTAACTGGCGGACGTAAAACATACGGCAACGTCGTTATGGGCGGCTTAAGACGTGATATGACAAACCATGAGATCAAAAAAGGCTTAGAGATCATTAACAAACTTGACATTCAAATTTCAGAAATTTGGGATGCAGTTTTGGAAGATAAACGCCAAATCGGACGCTGGAAGGGTGTAGGTATCTTAGATCGTCAAATAGCACGTGACTTTAGCCCAGTTGGTCCAAATATGAGAGGTTCTGGCTTTAAACGTGATAACCGCTACGATCACCCATACGACTTCTTCAAACAGATAGAATTTGAAGTAGCAGTTGAGCATGGTTGCGACGTTTTTGCTCGTGAGATGGTTAGATATAAAGAGCTAAAAAGCTCTATCCACATCATCCGCCAATGCTTTGAGATGATGCCTCAAACTCCGATCATGATCGATCCTGTGACTATGATCAAGCCTGAGAATTTCGCACTTGGTCACGACGAAGCACCACGTGGTGAGAACGTCCACTGGATCATGCAAGGTAGCGCTCAAAAAGTATATCGCTGGAGATGTAGGGCTGCGACATATAACAACTGGCCAAGCCTAAGGTATCAATTTAGAGGAAACAATATAAGTGACGCTGCACTTATCGTTTGCTCACTTGACCCTTGCTACTCATGCACCGAGCGTGTTACTTTGGTTGATGTAAGGACTAAAAAAAGTAAAATTTTAACAGAAAAAGACCTTAAAAAATTCTGTCAAGATGGCGGGGTTAGTAAGAAGGATTTAAGATGA
- a CDS encoding formate hydrogenlyase complex iron-sulfur subunit: MMKLFDITEKYGKATYAYPFEPYIVPENFRGQPDYTYDLCVGCAACGVACPSNAIELKMNDEQTRLVWQFDCGRCIFCGRCDEVCPTGAVRLSDSFELAVKFDKSALIQRGELEMQTCKCCGKPFTPKRLINFTLEKLGTANLLPGRLEEAKEYLFICPECKKNQSAERLTKGVEEAIK; this comes from the coding sequence ATGATGAAGTTATTTGACATCACAGAAAAATATGGAAAGGCGACATACGCCTATCCATTTGAGCCATATATTGTGCCTGAGAATTTCCGCGGTCAGCCAGACTATACATACGATCTTTGTGTAGGTTGTGCAGCTTGCGGTGTCGCTTGCCCTAGTAACGCAATAGAGCTTAAGATGAACGATGAGCAAACAAGGCTTGTTTGGCAGTTTGACTGTGGTCGCTGCATATTCTGCGGTCGCTGCGATGAGGTTTGCCCAACTGGAGCCGTAAGACTTAGCGATAGCTTTGAGCTTGCGGTTAAATTTGACAAGAGCGCTCTTATCCAAAGAGGCGAGCTTGAGATGCAAACTTGCAAATGCTGCGGCAAGCCATTTACGCCAAAAAGGCTTATAAATTTCACCCTTGAAAAGCTTGGCACAGCAAATTTACTCCCAGGCAGACTTGAAGAGGCAAAAGAGTATCTTTTTATCTGCCCAGAGTGCAAGAAAAATCAATCTGCTGAGAGGCTAACAAAAGGCGTTGAGGAGGCTATAAAATGA
- a CDS encoding hydrogenase 4 subunit F, whose protein sequence is MDSLALILIIPLLGALILFLSPKNYAVLSGLHVLFSAATSVALLNNVLKVLSGGTFYSFDKFLFLDSLGCVFLVLIAVTGFIVNFYSIHYMRWELEDGHIHLSDLKKYYALSHVFIFTMTLSVICNNVAFMWAAIEATTLASVFLVAIHKDQKSTESGYKYIVLCSIGLAFALYATVLLYSATYSTLGDGEASMQFSSIMENAKNLNPDAAKLIFVFALIGFGTKAGLAPTHTWLPDVHAEGPAPISALLSGVLLKCAMLALLRYYAIAAQAVGFSFVEGIMIVSGTITLFVAGFFLIRQHNVKRMFAYHSIVHMGVIAFALGVGGKFGLFAAIFHCLAHSFTKALAFCSTGNIARIYGHKDMSKMGGMVKIAPITTIMFGAAVCSLVGVPAFAIFVSEYNVFVGAITSGQYIAVALFAIALAVIFIADFAHFNMASFGEPKGVVVHNKEMSLFENLPLIALCALIIIFGVWHVDSFYTLVNNGVNIMMGALK, encoded by the coding sequence ATGGATAGTTTAGCTTTAATACTTATCATACCGCTCCTTGGTGCTTTGATCTTGTTTTTAAGTCCTAAAAACTATGCAGTACTTAGCGGACTTCATGTCTTGTTTTCTGCTGCGACATCAGTGGCTTTACTTAACAATGTTCTTAAAGTTTTAAGTGGCGGAACTTTTTATAGTTTTGATAAATTTTTATTCTTAGATAGCTTAGGCTGTGTTTTCTTAGTGCTTATCGCCGTAACTGGATTTATAGTAAATTTCTACTCTATCCACTATATGAGATGGGAACTTGAAGATGGACACATTCATTTAAGTGATCTTAAAAAATACTACGCACTAAGCCATGTATTTATCTTTACAATGACTTTAAGTGTTATTTGCAACAACGTTGCGTTTATGTGGGCAGCTATCGAGGCTACTACACTAGCTTCTGTATTTTTGGTTGCTATCCACAAAGATCAAAAATCAACAGAGAGTGGTTATAAATACATCGTTCTTTGCTCAATTGGTCTAGCATTTGCTCTTTATGCAACCGTTCTTCTATACTCAGCTACATATAGCACTTTAGGAGATGGTGAGGCTTCTATGCAGTTTTCAAGCATAATGGAAAATGCTAAAAACCTAAATCCAGATGCTGCAAAACTTATCTTTGTATTTGCGCTAATTGGTTTTGGTACAAAAGCTGGTCTTGCTCCAACTCACACTTGGTTGCCAGACGTTCACGCTGAAGGCCCAGCACCTATCTCAGCATTGCTATCAGGCGTACTTTTAAAATGTGCGATGCTTGCACTTTTAAGATACTACGCTATCGCAGCTCAAGCAGTTGGATTTAGCTTTGTTGAAGGCATAATGATCGTATCAGGAACTATCACACTTTTTGTAGCGGGATTTTTCCTAATAAGACAACACAACGTAAAAAGAATGTTTGCATACCACTCAATCGTTCACATGGGTGTTATCGCATTTGCACTTGGTGTTGGCGGTAAATTTGGTCTATTTGCAGCGATATTCCACTGCTTAGCTCACAGCTTCACAAAAGCTTTGGCATTTTGCTCAACAGGCAATATCGCAAGAATTTACGGCCACAAAGATATGAGTAAGATGGGCGGTATGGTTAAGATCGCACCGATCACCACTATAATGTTTGGCGCGGCTGTTTGCTCACTTGTTGGTGTTCCAGCGTTTGCTATATTTGTTAGCGAATATAACGTCTTTGTTGGAGCTATCACAAGCGGTCAATACATCGCAGTTGCACTATTTGCTATTGCACTTGCAGTTATTTTCATAGCTGACTTTGCACACTTTAATATGGCAAGCTTTGGCGAGCCAAAAGGTGTGGTTGTTCATAATAAAGAGATGAGTTTGTTTGAAAATTTACCTCTTATAGCACTCTGTGCCCTTATCATAATCTTTGGCGTATGGCACGTAGATAGCTTTTATACGCTAGTAAATAACGGTGTTAATATAATGATGGGAGCTTTAAAATGA
- a CDS encoding NADH-quinone oxidoreductase subunit B family protein, whose protein sequence is MSLYQVPEDIKTANDLTAKLEHLKNIKRSFSVYRIDCGSCNGCEIEIFAAITPMWDPERFGFKLVANPRHADILLCSGPVTRQMYYPLLRAYEAAPDPKIVVAFGACGSTGGIFHDAYSVWGGIDKIIPVDVYIPGCPPHPASVIYGLGMALGIIDQKLHKKSYENDSTTPPPVKKSVMGDILFERDLHAESKRLMSYIFGRTLFEKYMDAIKASSDIHNPELAREAVIAAIKKEDDPRYAECMALLHNDVYLKYAKAGKNFAIDVDSEVWSKR, encoded by the coding sequence ATGAGTCTATATCAAGTCCCAGAGGACATAAAAACAGCAAATGACCTAACTGCAAAGCTAGAGCATTTAAAAAATATCAAAAGAAGCTTTAGCGTTTATAGGATCGACTGCGGAAGCTGCAACGGTTGCGAGATCGAAATTTTCGCTGCTATTACGCCGATGTGGGACCCTGAGCGCTTTGGCTTTAAGCTTGTAGCAAACCCAAGACACGCTGATATCTTGCTTTGCTCAGGACCAGTCACAAGACAGATGTATTATCCACTTCTTCGTGCTTATGAAGCAGCTCCAGATCCTAAGATCGTAGTTGCTTTTGGTGCTTGTGGAAGTACTGGCGGAATTTTCCACGATGCTTACAGCGTTTGGGGCGGTATAGATAAGATAATCCCAGTTGATGTCTATATCCCAGGCTGCCCTCCACACCCAGCAAGTGTTATTTATGGTCTAGGTATGGCTCTTGGCATCATTGATCAAAAGCTACACAAAAAAAGCTACGAAAATGATAGCACTACGCCTCCTCCAGTTAAAAAGTCAGTAATGGGCGATATCTTGTTTGAACGTGACTTGCATGCTGAAAGTAAAAGGCTAATGAGCTATATCTTTGGTAGAACACTATTTGAAAAATATATGGACGCTATCAAAGCTTCAAGCGACATCCACAACCCAGAGCTTGCACGTGAAGCGGTTATAGCAGCTATCAAAAAAGAAGATGATCCTAGATATGCTGAGTGTATGGCACTTTTACACAACGATGTCTATCTAAAATATGCAAAAGCTGGTAAAAATTTTGCGATTGATGTTGATAGTGAGGTTTGGAGTAAAAGATGA
- a CDS encoding isoleucyl-tRNA synthetase gives MKFFNAFFTGIIFVLAPIFTLFVGIYNNYFSFYGINEYFNVIFVDNVPFLWLLPVFFIFGYCFFYAPFRKIFRAFYLLLLVLCALSWYPDFGRSLGEAYFMSKPLEMDLSSNLQSEQKTSGKVLYDGRREIYFLRSDNDKVVKISK, from the coding sequence ATGAAATTTTTCAATGCATTTTTTACTGGCATTATATTTGTTCTTGCTCCTATTTTTACGCTATTTGTCGGAATTTACAATAACTACTTTTCATTTTATGGCATAAACGAGTATTTCAATGTGATTTTTGTGGATAATGTGCCTTTTTTGTGGCTTTTACCTGTGTTTTTTATATTTGGATATTGTTTCTTTTACGCGCCATTTAGGAAAATTTTTAGAGCCTTTTATCTGCTCTTACTTGTGCTTTGCGCACTCAGTTGGTATCCTGATTTTGGACGAAGCTTGGGCGAGGCTTATTTTATGAGTAAGCCACTTGAGATGGATCTATCTTCAAATTTACAAAGCGAGCAAAAAACAAGCGGCAAAGTCCTTTATGACGGACGAAGAGAAATTTATTTTCTAAGAAGTGACAATGATAAAGTCGTTAAAATTTCAAAGTAA
- the carA gene encoding glutamine-hydrolyzing carbamoyl-phosphate synthase small subunit — translation MKAYIYIENGVFLEAKAFGAHGECAGELVFNTSMTGYEEIMSDPSYAGQFIVFTMPEIGIVGINEDDMESLRIHASGVIMRNYNEISSNYRSQKSLGKFFEEQGKFGVYDVDTRYLTKMLRDEGALMAYISTQISDKDELKRRLESSGRIENINYVKTVSAMDEYEHKKGAWDRNLKSYKPLKSIGKKIAVFDFGVKRNILNELCETGLEVIVVPHDTKAEVLIEKFKNGEINGVFLSNGPGEPKNLKAEIAEIKKMIEARIPIFGICLGHQLLSNAFGYETYKLKFGQHGANHPVLNLETKAIEITTQNHNYNVPESIAEVAVVTHRNLFDNTIEGVRYKDYPIFSVQHHPEASSGPNESKYIFKQFLEIL, via the coding sequence ATGAAAGCTTATATTTACATTGAAAACGGCGTTTTTTTAGAGGCAAAAGCCTTTGGTGCTCACGGCGAGTGCGCAGGCGAGCTCGTTTTTAATACCTCTATGACTGGCTATGAGGAGATCATGAGCGATCCAAGCTATGCTGGTCAGTTTATCGTCTTTACTATGCCAGAGATCGGCATCGTTGGCATAAACGAAGATGATATGGAGAGCCTTAGAATTCATGCAAGTGGCGTCATAATGAGAAACTACAATGAAATTTCATCAAACTACCGCTCGCAAAAATCTTTAGGCAAATTTTTCGAAGAGCAGGGCAAATTTGGCGTTTATGATGTTGATACTAGATATTTGACAAAGATGCTACGTGACGAGGGCGCTTTGATGGCTTATATCTCAACGCAGATAAGCGACAAAGACGAGCTAAAACGCAGGCTTGAGAGTAGCGGACGCATAGAAAATATAAACTACGTAAAAACAGTCAGCGCTATGGACGAGTACGAGCATAAAAAAGGCGCTTGGGATAGAAATTTAAAGTCATATAAGCCGCTAAAAAGTATTGGCAAAAAGATAGCTGTTTTTGACTTTGGCGTAAAGAGAAACATCCTAAATGAACTATGCGAAACTGGCCTTGAGGTTATCGTCGTACCACACGATACTAAGGCTGAGGTTTTGATAGAGAAATTTAAAAATGGCGAGATAAACGGGGTATTTTTATCAAATGGCCCAGGTGAGCCAAAGAATTTAAAGGCTGAGATCGCCGAGATCAAAAAGATGATAGAGGCCAGGATCCCGATATTTGGCATCTGCCTTGGTCATCAGCTGCTTTCAAATGCCTTTGGATACGAGACATATAAACTTAAATTTGGTCAGCACGGAGCAAATCATCCAGTCTTAAATTTAGAGACAAAAGCGATCGAGATAACAACGCAAAATCACAACTATAACGTACCAGAGAGCATCGCTGAAGTAGCGGTTGTGACACATAGAAATTTGTTTGACAACACGATCGAGGGTGTAAGATACAAGGACTATCCGATCTTCTCGGTGCAACATCACCCAGAAGCAAGCAGCGGTCCTAACGAGAGCAAATATATATTTAAGCAGTTCTTAGAAATTTTATAA
- a CDS encoding hydrogenase 3 maturation endopeptidase HyCI — translation MKKAILCIGNPMRGDDDVGNEVGRIVETELKEWKVFFGQDVPENEFSAIREFAPDILIVVDAMSGFDEDKIEFFDLSDDRDYIYSTHNLPTPVLLSYLRKICPKTLFLGISVLLENVLDFEEGLSEQAKKSARKAFLRIVEIDKNLVG, via the coding sequence ATGAAAAAGGCCATCCTTTGCATCGGTAATCCTATGCGTGGCGACGATGATGTTGGCAATGAAGTCGGCCGCATCGTAGAAACTGAGCTAAAAGAGTGGAAGGTCTTTTTTGGGCAAGATGTGCCTGAGAATGAATTTTCAGCTATTAGAGAATTTGCGCCTGACATTTTGATAGTAGTTGATGCGATGAGCGGCTTTGATGAGGATAAGATAGAGTTTTTTGACCTAAGTGACGATAGAGACTACATCTACTCAACTCACAACCTACCAACGCCGGTGCTTTTAAGCTATTTGCGTAAAATTTGCCCAAAGACGCTTTTTCTTGGCATTAGCGTCTTGCTTGAAAATGTCCTTGATTTTGAAGAGGGACTAAGCGAGCAGGCTAAAAAAAGTGCTAGAAAAGCTTTTTTAAGAATTGTAGAGATTGATAAAAATTTAGTTGGTTAA